The segment AACGGCTTCAAATCTCGTTCCATTCCAAGCCGGATCAGCCGTTAATGCACTCCGCAAACTTTGCAGAAAGATGCGATTGTGATCGGTGGTTCGAGCCGTTCCACATAATGCAGCAATGCGTAGCACCTTCTCAGGATACAGCGCGCCCCAGTGATAAGCTTGCTGTGCGCCCATTGACCAACCGTAAATTAAAGCTAGTTGATCGATTTGAAATACTTCTTCTAGAAGTTGCTTCTGGGCACGAACATTATCGAAATGGCTAAAAATCCCCCAATCGCTGTTACTTGGCGAAGTTGAAAGACCATTGCCAAACATATTGGGAATGATCACAAAGTACTTTGTCGGATCTAAGATGCCATCTGGACGAATCAACCAATCAATGTCTGAATGCTGCGCGCCGTAAGAGGTTGGATAGAGAATTGCATTTGAGCGATCGTCATTTAACGTTCCATAAGTTTGATAGACGATCTGAGCTTCACTGAGCGTTTTCCCACAGTAAAGCTCAAAATTTTTCAGCGTAAAACACTCACTCATACAAGCTTTGTTGCAATATCGAGGTTAACTTTGATATAGCCTGAATCAACGTGAGCAAGATGCTGCTTAATTTGCTCGTGTGCTGCTGGCAGTTGGTGGAATGGGATTGAGGGATACATGTGATGTTCCGCATGAAACGGCATATTCCACATGATGAATTGCATCGGGAATAAGGTCATGACCGATCGAGTATTCGTCAATGGATTATCATCATGGCTGCATCCGGTATGTTCTGCGAAGAGATAGCCTCTCAGAATCGGCTGCGCGACAAAGAGCGGGAAAAGCCAATACATCACAAACCAGGGTTTCTGAACTGCGATCGACACTAAAATCGCGACCCCATAGACCGCAAGCTGGAGCCGAGTAGAGCGAATTACCTCTGCCCGCGCTTCTTCTGAAATATAGGGATAGTCTTCAACTTGTCCTAAAGCAACTCGAATATGAGTGGTAAGCTTACTCCACCACCAAGGCAATCCGCTAATCATCCACAAGTACTCTCCTAAGTTCTTGGGCATTGGATCGCTGAGTTCTGGGTCTTTTTCTAGATTTTGCACATAGCGATGATGCCATTTGTGATAGCGCCGATAGAATGCGCCGTTATAAAAGGACAGCACTCCAGCAAACCAGCACACGAAATCGTTCAATGTATTGTTTTCAAAAGCAGTTCGATGTGAACATTCATGCAACGGAGCAAACATTGCAGCCAAGCTATAACCATAGATCACCAAAGCTGGCACAGCAATTGCCCAATTGTGACCAAAGTTAGTTCCCCATAGGTATCCGCTCACTCCCAGAATTAGCAGGTGAGCAGTAAAACGGATTAATCCTTTCAAGGTCGATCGAGTATTCAATTCTTTCAGAGCGGCAGTTGTGAGAACTGTTCTGTCTCCTAACAGGTTAGACTCAGAAATAGTCGGGTTCATAGCTCATCTTTCAACTTGTTATAACAAGCCTAATTTTAGAGCAATTGTGGATCTGTACTTGAGGCTACCAAACTAAAAAATGACCTTCCCTCTACATTTAGCGATTTCTGAGAAGTTGCGCGATCGCATTCGAGCAGGTATCTACCGACCTGGCGATCAACTTCCGAGTGAACATCAGTTGATGGCTGAATTTGAGGTGAGCCGAATTACGGCTCGACGTGCGATCGCGAATCTCACACAGCAAGGATTAGTCAATGTACAACGGGGAAAAGGCGCGTTCGTTTCCACTCAACAGAAAGTGGTTTACTCGCTGTCTAGTCCGCTGTTACTCGAAGCAGATTTAGCACGACAGGATATTGAAATTACTGTGCAGACTTTGAGCTTTGAGCGAGTGACTGCACCTGTTCATGTTCAGAAAATCTTGAATTGCGCGATCGCTTATCTGCAAAAGAAAGTCCTTTTATTTAATAATGTTCCGAGCTGTGTTGATATTACTTATATTGTTCCAGAGCTAGCAAAAGCCCATGGAAAAGAATTACGTCAAAAATTAACCTTTACAACCTTAGAAAAGTACGGCATCTGCATTCAAAAAATTGATGCTGTCATTGAATGTACTCAAGCGGATTATGAAACGGGTGAGCAGTTAGAAGTCTCGTTGGGACATCCTTTGATTGTTTATCGGCATACGGCTTTTACCGAGGCAGGCGCGATCGTACATGGAGAATCAATTTCACGGGGCGATCGCTTCTGCTATTCGATTCAAATCGATCGAATGATTGCTCCTGATCTCTGATTCAAAAACTACTGTCCCCACTTTTGATGAAAATAACTCAGTAAGCTTTGATCGTACTTTTAAATTTTTCGATAGCAGAAGACTAAAAAACGGGTTGAGTGACCGCAACTCAAAACTGTGCCAACTGATAGAAATGCGAGTAATTTGGTAATACTCTGTTTGACTCAAGCCCCTAAGTTGATTACGGCTAAGTAATATCGATGAAAATCCTACTAACAACTGCCCTAACTGGTGCATTGCTTCTACTCGGTCATGCTAAAGCAACCGCACTCTACACGGGGGGTTCTTCCCCTGAATCCCAAGGTTGGAACAGTCCATCTTCCATTCCACCATTTCCTGCTTCACCGCCTCGGACTATCGATGCCGCAGGCATAACACTCAATACAACAAGCAACAACAATATAATGTATGGCTTTGGTCGTACGAACACACCGTTAGATTCAACAACGGGCTTCAACTTGCGATTTGATTTGCAACTGCTACAAGAGCTTCGGAATGCTTCAAACGATCCAATTAATCCAGCCGACACGAATGCAGATGGGAAAGACGATCGCGCGGGCTTGAGCATTATCGTTGTAAGTACGAATACAACGAAGGCAATTGAGTTAGGCTTTTTTGTCGATCGTATTTGGGCACAGGAAGGGGGTGCTACAAAACCACCTCGGTTTACCCAAGCAGAAGGGGCAGCATTCGACACAAAAACCAATGTGAATCAGTATGACTTGTCGATTCTGGGCAATAACTACTTTCTCTACACTAATGGCAACTACACTACGCCACTGCTGACAGGGCTTTTGCGCAATTACACGGCAGAAGTAGTGACTCCAGTTAATCCATATACCACTGCGAACACAATCTTTATTGGGGATAACACTACTTCTGCAAGCGCGCAGTTTCGGTTGAATCAGGTTGCGTATTCTTCTTCGGCGATCGTTCCTGTCCCCTTTGCTTTCAATCCTTTGTTTGGTTTCGGTTTGTTCGGAATTTCCAGAATTCGCAAAGCAATCAAAGCGCGCCAATCAGCGAACTAGCACTTTCAAGTCTTCGATGAAGTTTGTAAAAAACTGAGTTGCATCGACTTGAGTTGCAATCCAAGCATTGGCAGATGGCTTTGTTGTGAGTCGATCGTCGATCAAAGTCTGTCCGCGCGTCCATTTGCCTTGTGTTTCGACTTGAATATGCGATCGCTGCCACAGCATCGTTTCCGGATAGAACAAATACCCTAAAGTTGCCGCGTCGTGAACTAAGAATCCTGCGGTTCCCTGAGTCTCTCGATACTGTAAAGCCGTTCCAATCATAAACTCACAGAGTTTCATGAGGAACTGAGCAATCTGGCTTTCTGGGTTGGTCTGATAGATCTGGAGAGCCATTTCTTTTGTAAAAATCAGATGGCGTGTGATGTCGAGCGATGTGATGACGATATCATTCCGGCTGTTTAGAACCGTTTCAACTGATCCAGGGTTAAACCAGAAATTAAATTCTGCATGTGAAGTAATGTTGCCAGGGCAACGGAACGCACCACCCATGACAATGATTTCTTTTGCTTTCTGCAAAATTCCAGGCTGTTTGATTTCGGCAGCGGCAAGATTGGTGAGCGGTGCGATCGCAATGATTGTAATTTCTCCAGGCATGGCGTTTAAGCGATCGATCAAAATCTCGTCCGAATATCTCGCTGACTCATACGAATGGATGGGACTGGGTAAGAGTGTCGATAAATTTCCCATGCCATCATTGCCATGAATGTGCGCTGCATCTTCGGATGCGTCTGAAGTTTCAACTCCGCGTCCCACTTCAACATCCGGCAATCCGCCTAGGCTTAAAATTTGGCTGGCACTCGAAAATGTTTGGCGAGAGCTTACATTTCCTGCGGCAGTCGTCACTGCGATCAGTTCAGCAAACCCCCGTTTCACCAGACTCTGTAGCCAAAATAGAGCAAAGATATCATCGCCGCCTGGATCAGTATCGAGAATGATTTTCTGGGTAGACATGATGTGAGAGTGTGACAATCGCTCTTAATTCTTCCACGATTTTTAGCAAATTCGTTCCAGTTGCGATTACACTCAATAGTACAAGTGCGATTGTACTTTCGTGCATCAGTACTGTCCCGTCCGCTCGTTTCGCTATGATTCCGCAACGCCTGACTCTTCGGAATTTTCTGAGCTACCAGGAAGCCACGCTTGACTTCCGGGGGCTTCATACTGCGTGCGTTTGTGGGGCAAATGGGGCAGGAAAATCTTCGCTACTAGAAGCAATTTCCTGGGTGATTTGGGGTGAAAGCCGAGCAGCTTCAGAAGATGATGTGATTCATATGGGCGCAAAAGAAGCGCAAGTTGAATTTATCTTCGGAATGCATCAGCAGATCTACCGTGTGCTCAGAACTCGCCAACGTGGGCAAGGCATCTCGCTGGAATTTCAAATTATGCAGGACGGTGGGTTTCGATCGCTAACTGCCAAAGGCATTCGATCCACGCAGCAATTGATCCTGAGCCATCTCAAAATTGATTACGATACGTTTGTGAATTCGGCTTACCTACGTCAAGGTCGAGCCGATGAATTTATGCTGAAACGTCCTGCGGAACGTAAGCAAATTCTTGCCGATCTTTTGAAACTTCACCAATACGACACGCTTGCAGAACAGGCAAAAGATAGATCGCGTCAGTTTAAAGGACAAGTTGATCTACTAGAGCGAAATTTAGAAGCCGTTCGAGAACAGCTTCAGCAACGAGACGCGATCGAGCAAGAACGTGCCGAACTTGAAGCACTTCTCACCCAAATGCAAGCCCAACAAGCTGCCAGTAATGAACAACTTCAACAACTGCAAGCCGTTCAGCATCAGCGACAAACTTGGCAGCAGCAATTAAGCTGGCAGCAACAACAGCAGCGCAATTTGAATCAAGACTGTCAGCGATTGCAGAAAGAGCGATCGCAAACCGATCAGCAGCGTCAAACCTTAGAAAAATTACTGCAACAAGAAGCGACGATCATTGCCGGATATCGCCATTGGCAAGCATTGCAAGCTCAAGAAGAAGCATTCTCAGCAAAATTCCAGGCGCATCAGGTCGCACAGTCCCAACGCCAACAGCACGAACAACAACAATCTGAAAAGATTCAACAGTTTCAGAATCAACTGCAAAAAGTTCAAGCTCAGGAAATTACTTTACAAGAACAGCTTCAAGAAGTTGAAAAAGCGCTCACGAAAGAAGCTGACGTTGAAGCAGCAGTTCAAAACCTGATTGCCGCACGTCAAGAACTTCAGCAACTCGATCAGCTTCAGTTACAAGCTTCGCCGCTTTTGCAACGGCGGCAACAATTGCAAAAAGAACTCGATCGTGCTTCGACTCGTCTTTCTGCTCGTCTAGAAGAACTCCGCACCTCTGCTCGACAACTTCAAACTCAGCAGCAACGACAACCGAGCTTAAAAAAAGCAGCCGTCGAGGTTGCGGTCAAAATTGAAGAACTCGAAAAACTCCGCGCCTACCAAGACCAAGTACTTGAAAAAGGCTTAGAGCGACGTGGTTTCGTTGATCAACTGCAAGCTCATCAACGAAACTATGAAGCACAGTTGGCAGAGATTGACCAGAAGATTCGGATGTTGGAACAAGAAAAAGCAACTGCGATCGCATCCGAAGCAGAGCACTCTGAAGGCAATACACTCGTTCAACTGAAACAACAATCTTTTCCGCCTTGCCCCTTATGCGATCGACCTTTAGATGAACATCATTGGCATCTTGTTCTCGAAAAACAACAGCAACAGCGTGAAGAAATTCTCTCTGAAATTTGGGTGATCCGTGAACAACTCACGACTTCAGAGCGTGAAATTCAAGTCTTGCGCCAAGAGTACACCGACATTGAAAAGCAATTAGCGCAATATGGCGGTACGTTAGAGCGGCGAGGACAGTTACAAGAACAATTACAAAATACTGCTGCCGTTCAAGAAAAACTGGCTCAAATTACGGCTGAATCTGCCAAGTTAGAAGAACAACTCAAGACTGGACAATTTGAGTTGCCGCTTCATGAGGAATTGCAACTGCTCGATCGACATTTGCAACAGATCGATTATGACGATCGCAATCATGCGCTAGCGCGTGGAAGTGTCGATCGCTGGCGTTGGGCAGAAATCCGTCAAGCAGAAATCAAACAAGCGAAACGCCGACAAGCAACTTTATTGAAGCGGCAACCCGAATTAGAAGCGCAAATTGAGCAGATCGAGCAGCAACTCGAACAATTGAGTCAGGAACTCGATCGCGGGTTGAAATACTACGATCGACAAATTGCAGAAATTGGATACAACCTGGAACAGCACAATGCAATTCGGGCGGCGATTCGTCAAGCTCAACCTTGGCAACTTCGCTATCAAGAGCTTCAACAAGCTAAGCAAAACTATCCCCATGTTCAGCAACGTTTACAAGAACTTGCAGACACAGCGCAAGCACGATTCACCGATTTGCAAACGATCACATATCACTGTCAAGAGTTGATCCAAGCCTTAGAGCGCACGCCTGATCTCGCACCGCATATTCAAGCCTTAGAGCAGCAAATCCAACATCATCGAACTCAGCTTGATGAGCATTTATCGAAGTTGGGCAGACTTCAGCAACAGCAGAAACAGCAAGAAGCACTCAGCCAGCAATTTCAACAGATCAATGCTCAGCTTAAAACGGCTCGTCAGCAGACTCGAATCTATCAAGAACTGACCCAAGCTTTCGGCAAGAATGGAATTCAAGCCTTGATGATTGAGAACATCTTGCCGCAACTCGAAGCGACGACGAATCAAATTCTGTCCCGTCTCAGCGCGAATCAATTACACGTCCAATTCGTCACCCAACGCAATCGGAAATCCAAATCCACATCTGCCAAAGCAATGGAAACTTTAGACATTTTGATTGCAGATGCCTATGGAACGCGACCCTATGAGACATATTCAGGAGGAGAAGCGTTTCGAGTCAATTTTGCGATTCGGCTCGCTCTAGCGCGATTACTGGCTCAACGCTCAGGAACAGCCTTGCAAATGCTGATTGTCGATGAAGGCTTTGGAACTCAGGATCAAGAAGGATGCGATCGCTTAATTGCTGCGATTAATGCGATCGCGCCTGAGTTTGCCTGCATTTTGACGATTACACATATGCCTCACTTCCGGGAAGCTTTCCAAGCTCGCATTGAAGTCACTAAGACTCAAACTGGATCGGAATTAATGCTCTGTTTGTAGGTATAAATTCGATGCTTAAGGTGAGGAGCGGGGAGCTGTTCTCTTAGTAGCTTTCTACTCTCTACTCCCCACCCTTATTGGCATTCACAGCTCAACCCGAATCGCCATAGTCCTACTTCAGCACTTCGTCTAATAAATCTCTCGCTGCCTGTGCTTTCGCCAATGCTGCTTGATGATCGCTATGAGCACGGACTAATCTCAACAGTCCTGCTACACCTGTTTTCAGCTGCTCAAGCTCTTCTCCAGCCATCAATTCACCATCGAGCATTCTGACCAGGAGCGATTTAATATCACCAACATCTTGCCGAACTTTTTGCAACTTCTCGACTGTGCTCAGCAAAGTCTTCAACGAGTTCAAAATCTCGTCGATGTCCTGAACTGCTTCGACCTCTTGAGTCTCTTCGACCTCTTGAGTCTCTTCGACCTCTTGAGCCTCTGCATCCTCTTCAGGTGGCTCAGATTCTGCTTCAGTCTCTTCGATCTCTTCTAAACCTAGCTCTTTTAGCAATTCTGGGTCGGTTGCTTCAGTTTTCCGAGCATTCGTGCGTGGCATTCGTGTCGCCTCAATGATTGTAATTCAGTCGAAACTAATATGTTATACACTAACCGCGATCGATTGCGTCCCGCCTTAAGTGAGAATTGCTCCACCCATCAGCCTTTGATAGCGATATTCTAATTCTGCTTTCATCGCATTCCATTTCTCGATCGTGGGATCTTTCTCGATCGTTCGCTCTGCTGCCTCTCTTGCTAGCACAAGGACTTCTTGATCCTCGACCAAGCTTGCCAGGGCAAAGTCTGGTAGTCCCGATTGCCGTGTCCCTAACACTGCTCCTGGCCCTCTAAATCGCATATCCATCTCAGAAATAAAGAAACCATCCTGAGATTGTTCGAGCACTTTCAAGCGCTGAACTGAGGTTTCACTCTTAGAATTGCTCATCAATAGACAGAACGACTGCGATCCGCCCCGTCCGACTCGACCTCGAAGCTGGTGCAATTGTGATAATCCAAATCGTTCCGCATGTTCAATCATCATCACGGTGGCATTCGGGACATCGACACCGACTTCTACAACGGTTGTAGAGACGAGGATCTGGGTTTTGTTATCTCGAAACTGAGTAATGGCATCGTCTTTCTCAGCAGAAGTCATGCGACCATGCAGTAACCCTACTTTGAAATCTGGAAAAACATTCTCACTCAGATGTTGATGTTCGTCGATCGCGGATTTGAGATCCAATTTCTCTGACTCTTCGACTAAAGGTAAGACAATGTAAACCTGCCGTCCTTGGGCGATTTCGCGCTTCATCAGATCGTAAGCTTGTTGGCGATCGCGACCGGTCAATGCAGTTGTTTGAATCGCTTTTCTTCCAGGCGGCAATTCATCGATTTGACTCACATCTAAGTCTCCGTGCAGCGTTAAAGCAAGGGTTCGCGGAATGGGCGTTGCAGTCATCGTAAGCACATGAGGATGTTCGCCTTTCTGCTGAAGTCGGGCGCGTTGTTCAACGCCAAAGCGATGTTGTTCATCAATCACGACTAAGCCTAAGCGATCGAAGCTGACTGTATCTTGAATCAAAGCATGAGTTCCAACCAGCAAAGGAAGTTCCCCGGTTTGCAATCCACTGTGAATCTCTCGCCGCTTGGCTGCTTTGGTCGAACCTGTGAGCAATTCCACTGGCAAATGAAGTTGATTAAACCAACTCACTAATTTTCGATAGTGCTGCTCTGCTAAAACTTCAGTTGGAGCCATAAACGCTGCCTGATAGCCCGATTGAATCGCTGCTAGGATCGAAATAACAGCAACAACCGTTTTCCCTGAGCCGACATCGCCTTGCACGAGCCGATTCATCGGAGTCTGTTTCTGAAGATCATTGAGAATGTCATTGACAACGCGGCTTTGAGCATTCGTTAAGCTAAAAGGAAGTAACTGATGGAAGCGATCGATTAATTCTCCAGTCGGTGCGAGTACTGCACTGGCTTGAGTTTGCTGCTGTTCTCTGCGCCGTTTGAGTAGGCCAAGCTGTAAGTAAAAGAACTCATCAAATACTAAGCGCCGTCGCGCCGATTCTAATGTCTCCGAATCAGTCGGAAAGTGAATATTCGCGATCGCGTCTTGAATGCCAATTAATCCATATTCTGCAAGTAACCCTTTTGGCATCGGTTCATGCAAATTCTTAATTGCAGGTAACGCTGCCGTCACCGCCCGACGGACTAAATCTGCCCCAACTCCTTCAGTTAAGGGATAGACCGGAACAATCCGACCAATATTTGAAGAATCAAGGGTTTCGCCTTCTTGATCCAGCACTTCAATGTCCGGATCTTCGAGTGAAATGCCATATTTGGTCTGTTTGACTAACCCCGAAGCCGCGATCGAGGCTCCTTTCGGATACAGCCTTTTCTGTTGTTCTTGCCAGCCTCGACTCGCAAAACGGCTCCCCATATAGAAACGGCTGATTTTCATCGAACCGCTAGAGTCTTGAATGCTTAAGTCGAGAATCGTCAGCTTACTATTTCGCGGACTGGTGAAACAATTGCAGCTTTTAATCACGGCGACGATTGTGACCGTTTCGCCGACTTTGAGTTCGCGAATTTTCGCTTGGCGAGCATAGTCAATATAATCACGCGGATAGTAGTAAAGCAGATCGCGCGCAAAGTAAAGCCCAAGCTTAGCAAGCTTTTCGGCACTTTTTGGGCCAATCCCTGGGAGGTAAGTAATAGCTTGTGTCAGCGGAATGTCTTGTGCAGCGACTTCGATCGGTTTTGGAGTTACTTTTGGCGTAGCTTTTGAAGTGGGTTTAGTCGGGGCTTTCTCCGCAGGTTTTTCTTCAGATTTTTTGACTTGATAGAGAAAGCGTCGAGTTTCAGCAACTAAATGCTGGCGTTGTGAAAATTCTAAATCGGAATATTTCGCGAATTGATTCGCGATCGTTTGACAGCGTGCTTGCTCAGATGCCGGGAGTGCGGGAGTTCCTTCGGTCAATGTGAGATGCAAAAATTCGCTGAAGCGGAACTGATTGCCCTCCAGATCATTAAATCCGCGATCAGCTTCGACCGAAAGCGCCTTTTGTAGTCGCACCAAATCCATGATGTGAAATCATCTCACCCTTTTGCATTGATGAAGTCTAGCAAAATTCGCTGGTGAATTGCGCCCAACGGTCGAATTTGATTGGCTCGATCGCTAAACCGCTCTCCTTGCTGAATCTCTGCGATTGTGAACAGCCCTAAATCCCAGCCTTCCATCAGCTTGAGTTCAGAAACATCTACAGTTAGCGGAGCAGCAAAGACATGGCGAGTCGCTCGATCGTCTTCGTAAATCCCGAATTTCACCAGATCCGGCGCAACATAGCAAATTTCTTCTTGCAATTCTCGAACGACTGCCACTTCAGGCGTTTCGCCTGGGTCTAAATGTCCCCCAAACAGTCCCCAATGTCCTGGATAAGCAATATTTGGAATGTTATCTCGGAGTTGAAGCAGGAAGGTCTGATGCTGATAGAGAATTGCGATCGCGACTTCCGGCTTCATAGTGAAATTTCTCTCCGAAACTCGTTTCTAAAATATGGGCGATACTGGATTTGAACCAGTGACCTCTCCCGTGTGAAGGGAATGCGCTACCCCTGTGCCAATCGCCCGAGGAGTTTTTATTCTACATTAGGCGATCGCTCAAATCAAGCCACAAAAAAGGAGCCAAATTTGGCTCCCGCAAATTTATGCAAATTGAACAAGATTACTGGCTTTGAGAAGAGTCGTCTGACACCGTTGGCAGTGCATTGGCTTCTAGCGTTTCAGACACCAACTGTTTCGATTTCCGCGATTCCAACCAAAACGGAACCACGAGCCAAGCCGCTACGAGCAAAAGTGCCACTACCCCAAACTGTGAAGCCAGCGTAAACAGCTTCTCTAGAGGGACAACCTGACCCGCAAAATACGACAACGACACCATGACCGTTGCCCAAGTGAACGCTCCAGCAGTGTTGTACAGCGTAAATTTCCAATAGGGCATCTCTGCGATCCCGGCGAGCGGACTGGCAAAAATCCGCAACAGTGCCACAAATCGACCCAAGAAAACTGCCTTGCCAGCATTCTCCCCAAACTGGCGCTTTAGTTCTTCGATTTGAGTCTCTTGAATGCGGAACACCTTGCCCAAGTTGACCAGCAGTGCCCAGCCGCCGTAGCGCCCAATCCAGTAGCCAATATTGCCGCCGATCGTTGCGCCGAGCGCTGCATCACCAATCACCCAGAAATAATTCAGCTGATCGCTTCCTGCCAAAAAACCACCCGCAAGCGTCACCGTTTCACCGGGAATGGGCAGCCCTAAATTCTCTAACAAAATTCCGAAAAAAATCGCCCAATAACCATACTGCTGAGCAATCTGCTCGATCGCTTCCGGCGAAATGAAGTCAAGTGACATTGCAATAACCTTTACAAACCTTCATCTTCTTTCGATCTTGACGTGGTTTCGCCTCAAGTGTCAATCAATCGATCGACAGTTTCTTTAAGTTCGCGATTTAGGACAGATTCATTAGCATCTCTTCACAACTGTCATCCGTATTTTTCTGTAACGATCAGGAAAACTTTATTAAAATTGCGCTGAGATACGGAGAAAAATAAAGATTCGATAAAACTACGATAGTTGTTTAGTGCATCCGGAAACAGACTCCTTATAGTTGAAGCACTAAATAATGCGTACAACTACTTAGCAAAGGAACGATCCTTGCTCTAGTCAAGTCTTCCGGATGAAGCATGGATGTGAGAGTGAACGAAAGTATGTGGAGATATGGAAATGGCGTTAATTGAGCGGCACGAAGAGGTTGTATTACAACCCCAGGGTCGATTAGATGCAGTGGGTGGTGCAGCATTACACCAACAGTGGGCAACCCTTGCACCTCGGCAATATAAAGCCTGGATTATTGATCTGTCGCGTGTTGAATTTATTGATAGTTCGGGGCTAGTTTCATTAGTCTCAGGATTAAAAGTTGCGACCCATACTGGTACTCAGCTTGTTTTATGTGGATTGCGTCCCTCGACTCGGTTGGTCTTTGAGATTACGCAACTGGATCAGGCGTTTTCGATTTTCGAGAATTATGAAGCGATCGAGGATGCTTTTGGTCGAGTTCAAGAAGTGCTGCAAATCGCTTAATTTATCAGAATTGCTTTATTCATCGCGTTTTGACCTCGTTCAGCGCTCTTAGTCGCTCTAGATCTCCTCTCTTCGCGAGTTGATCGAAGTCGAAACCTAACTCCAGTAAACCACTGTCAGCAAAAAGCCCTCGCAAGATTTAGCTTGTGGGGGCTTTGTCGTTCAATTTATGCGTTAGAGATTCTTGATTTAAGCATTCCCAAAGGTGGGCAGTGAAATTTCACCCTCACCTCGTGGAAAACTCGGCAAATCAAGATGCCCGTTTCTGCGATTTTGTACGGCTAAGCGATAATTGACGCTTTGGAGTTCCGCGTGAAGTTGACGATTTTCGCGCTGAATCATTGCCACCTTTTCTCGCACAGGCTGCATCCGCTCGGCAAATTTCTGCCGATACACTTTAGGCAATTCTTGCACGACTTGTTCGAGCATCTTCGATCGCTCAGTTAATTCCTGAGCCGTTTGCCGTAACTGGCGCATTTCTTCATCGCGTTGCGTAATTTGCTCTTGGTAGAACGTGACTTGTTCCTCTACGGTCTGAAGCTGTTCGCGTAGCGCCCGGACTTCAGCGACTTGTCGATCGGACGGCTCATCTGAAGCGGGGATGGGCGCACTCGCATTGCCTTTAACCAGGCGGAATAATTCCTGCGAGAGCTGCTGCACGAGCTGATCGCGCATTTGCAGTTCTTCTTGGAGACGGGCATTTTCAGCAAAGATTTGCTGAGCTTGAGAAGCGTCAAGTTGCATCACGAGATAGGTACTCCCTCTTGGGTTATGACGTTAAGGTTTTCCTCCCATAATCGCGGAGGAGACGATCGACGAATGTCTCGCCAAATTGCAGTTGCCGCCAATGTACCATCTGCAACCGCAATTGATACCTGATTTAATCCCTCTTTTAAATCTCCCAGTGCGAAAATTCTCGGATGCGATGTCCTACACATGTCGTCAGTCAGAAGGTTTCCGCCTTTCCAGTCGAGTTCAATCCCTTTTAAGTAGGCATTGTAATAATGCGAACCCATTGCCACTAAGCCCGTCTGTAATTCGATCGTCCGTCCGTCCGCGAGTTCTACGCCTGTCATCTCATGATCATGTCCAACGAATCGCTTTAACGGCGTTTCGATGAGTGGATATCCGTGAGATTTTAATTTTTCTCGCATCTCGTCGCTGACTTCAAATAAGCCCTGGGTAAAAACGGTGATGTAAGGCGTAAACCAATTCAACACAAATGCGGTGTTAATCGCGCCTTCGCTGCCGACAAACAAGCCACATTTTT is part of the Leptolyngbya boryana PCC 6306 genome and harbors:
- a CDS encoding alpha/beta fold hydrolase — translated: MSECFTLKNFELYCGKTLSEAQIVYQTYGTLNDDRSNAILYPTSYGAQHSDIDWLIRPDGILDPTKYFVIIPNMFGNGLSTSPSNSDWGIFSHFDNVRAQKQLLEEVFQIDQLALIYGWSMGAQQAYHWGALYPEKVLRIAALCGTARTTDHNRIFLQSLRSALTADPAWNGTRFEAVPDRGFQAFARIYASWAASQAFYREKLYYPLGYTSLDDYLVRFWEASYRKRDPHNLLAMIQTWLDCDVSDNPIYQGDYQTALGAIQAKTLVMPATTDLYFTPEDCAAEAELLPNAEYHPIRSIWGHRAGNPYQSPDDEAFIRSHISTLLSH
- a CDS encoding fatty acid desaturase family protein, with the translated sequence MNPTISESNLLGDRTVLTTAALKELNTRSTLKGLIRFTAHLLILGVSGYLWGTNFGHNWAIAVPALVIYGYSLAAMFAPLHECSHRTAFENNTLNDFVCWFAGVLSFYNGAFYRRYHKWHHRYVQNLEKDPELSDPMPKNLGEYLWMISGLPWWWSKLTTHIRVALGQVEDYPYISEEARAEVIRSTRLQLAVYGVAILVSIAVQKPWFVMYWLFPLFVAQPILRGYLFAEHTGCSHDDNPLTNTRSVMTLFPMQFIMWNMPFHAEHHMYPSIPFHQLPAAHEQIKQHLAHVDSGYIKVNLDIATKLV
- a CDS encoding GntR family transcriptional regulator, with the protein product MTFPLHLAISEKLRDRIRAGIYRPGDQLPSEHQLMAEFEVSRITARRAIANLTQQGLVNVQRGKGAFVSTQQKVVYSLSSPLLLEADLARQDIEITVQTLSFERVTAPVHVQKILNCAIAYLQKKVLLFNNVPSCVDITYIVPELAKAHGKELRQKLTFTTLEKYGICIQKIDAVIECTQADYETGEQLEVSLGHPLIVYRHTAFTEAGAIVHGESISRGDRFCYSIQIDRMIAPDL
- a CDS encoding choice-of-anchor Y domain-containing protein — encoded protein: MKILLTTALTGALLLLGHAKATALYTGGSSPESQGWNSPSSIPPFPASPPRTIDAAGITLNTTSNNNIMYGFGRTNTPLDSTTGFNLRFDLQLLQELRNASNDPINPADTNADGKDDRAGLSIIVVSTNTTKAIELGFFVDRIWAQEGGATKPPRFTQAEGAAFDTKTNVNQYDLSILGNNYFLYTNGNYTTPLLTGLLRNYTAEVVTPVNPYTTANTIFIGDNTTSASAQFRLNQVAYSSSAIVPVPFAFNPLFGFGLFGISRIRKAIKARQSAN
- a CDS encoding nucleoside hydrolase, with the translated sequence MSTQKIILDTDPGGDDIFALFWLQSLVKRGFAELIAVTTAAGNVSSRQTFSSASQILSLGGLPDVEVGRGVETSDASEDAAHIHGNDGMGNLSTLLPSPIHSYESARYSDEILIDRLNAMPGEITIIAIAPLTNLAAAEIKQPGILQKAKEIIVMGGAFRCPGNITSHAEFNFWFNPGSVETVLNSRNDIVITSLDITRHLIFTKEMALQIYQTNPESQIAQFLMKLCEFMIGTALQYRETQGTAGFLVHDAATLGYLFYPETMLWQRSHIQVETQGKWTRGQTLIDDRLTTKPSANAWIATQVDATQFFTNFIEDLKVLVR